A region of Candidatus Hydrogenedens sp. DNA encodes the following proteins:
- a CDS encoding PIG-L family deacetylase, with amino-acid sequence MHTAMIFSPHADDASAFCGGTLAKWSANGWNIILVRVTDDARDSVGLTIEETVKRNRAELEKSCEILGIKEIIDLNFPTDTLADIPLTKLRERFVYLMRKYKPYAIFSFDPYAHFEPNMDHVRVARAVEEALWVSCFDLHHPEHFKEGLEPFSVCERWYFARNLEKITYVEDITDYFPQKVHALSAHETMMRNLLQSFRLQLKTWGYQIPLIEDAFSGDYTGLLEQVLYMQASGIAEECGMPEGTLAEPFRVDRFGDMEAFFQQMAEPIDGTTQGPKRPFLDTFWSEE; translated from the coding sequence ATGCATACAGCGATGATTTTTTCTCCACATGCAGATGATGCATCAGCATTTTGTGGTGGAACATTAGCCAAGTGGAGTGCCAATGGATGGAACATTATCCTTGTTCGTGTTACAGATGATGCACGCGATTCGGTAGGGCTAACAATAGAAGAAACGGTTAAGCGAAATCGAGCGGAATTAGAGAAATCGTGTGAAATATTAGGTATCAAAGAAATTATAGATCTCAATTTCCCTACGGATACATTGGCAGATATTCCGTTGACTAAATTGCGAGAACGATTTGTATATTTGATGCGGAAATACAAACCGTATGCCATTTTCTCATTTGACCCGTATGCTCATTTTGAACCGAATATGGATCATGTGCGAGTTGCACGTGCAGTGGAAGAGGCGTTGTGGGTTTCCTGCTTTGATTTGCATCATCCAGAACATTTTAAGGAAGGTCTGGAACCTTTTTCTGTATGTGAACGTTGGTATTTTGCACGTAATTTAGAAAAGATTACATACGTAGAAGACATAACTGATTATTTTCCGCAGAAGGTACATGCTCTCTCCGCTCATGAAACGATGATGCGTAATCTACTTCAATCGTTCCGTTTACAATTAAAAACATGGGGGTATCAAATCCCTCTAATTGAGGATGCTTTTTCAGGTGATTATACAGGATTATTAGAGCAGGTTTTATATATGCAAGCATCAGGAATAGCGGAAGAATGTGGGATGCCCGAAGGAACATTAGCAGAACCTTTCAGAGTAGACCGCTTTGGCGATATGGAGGCTTTCTTTCAGCAGATGGCAGAACCTATTGACGGTACGACACAAGGACCGAAACGTCCATTTTTAGATACATTTTGGAGCGAAGAATAA
- a CDS encoding DUF5011 domain-containing protein: protein MQRFLVSSVVTFALCIAPLTPSYSQTQNPVIHEANTNPLGIHLSRQVPREYTPGSPLEIVLTIYCDAPDPNYPVTAVGLYESIPAEWTFTSMRGVTTEPPPIAPSPGTQGTLQFAWITPPNFPCTFAYTVQVPENMAGVKTFSGQVEYRTNGPRLVSPPEITQINGIDRIPPEITLLGDNPMTIYQGSDYIEPGWKAKDNADGDVTDRVQVSGNVNVNQPGEYTLTYTVRDNAGNNASASRVVRVLEKNVTPTSATGTVPISPGPAVLPPPVTTTRPTRPAQTAMKQPTTSSTSATPPTSIPSTSTPRPEEVTFPRPDMHMPPNIPNIPNIPKDAKPQGIASGQPLKPFDLPKEIKGGLRPPPSHEGNRTLYERTKQSGQTVVQQITPPSTTKTNVEKTTEVTETTPAITPKPPVEPLQESKKQEEVMSPAEKKVEPSTTSLATAENTKPLEPASIDTGGKPGLPSYLAQLKNWWAERTQAERRNLMGMFILFGLLTLLCVITGRTAYQGITPQPRKKVANTISGDTSEK, encoded by the coding sequence ATGCAACGATTTTTAGTCTCATCTGTAGTGACATTTGCTCTTTGTATTGCTCCTTTAACACCATCATACTCACAAACCCAAAACCCAGTGATTCATGAAGCCAACACGAATCCGTTAGGAATTCATTTGTCAAGACAGGTTCCACGGGAATATACACCAGGCTCACCGTTAGAGATTGTATTGACAATATATTGCGATGCACCTGACCCAAATTATCCTGTCACTGCGGTTGGTTTATATGAGTCTATACCTGCGGAGTGGACATTTACATCTATGCGTGGGGTTACGACAGAACCGCCACCTATAGCACCTTCGCCTGGAACACAAGGCACATTACAATTTGCATGGATTACGCCTCCTAATTTTCCATGTACTTTTGCGTATACCGTTCAGGTACCTGAGAATATGGCAGGAGTAAAAACATTCTCTGGACAGGTCGAGTATCGAACGAACGGGCCCCGTTTAGTATCTCCACCTGAGATTACTCAAATTAACGGGATTGACCGTATCCCGCCAGAGATTACTTTGTTGGGTGATAATCCCATGACTATTTATCAAGGGAGCGATTACATAGAACCTGGCTGGAAAGCGAAAGATAACGCAGATGGGGATGTAACGGACCGTGTCCAGGTTAGTGGCAATGTCAATGTAAACCAGCCTGGTGAATATACTTTAACCTATACAGTTCGGGATAATGCTGGGAATAATGCTTCTGCAAGTCGAGTTGTCCGTGTTTTAGAGAAAAATGTAACACCAACATCAGCAACGGGAACCGTCCCAATTAGCCCTGGACCTGCGGTGTTACCACCACCTGTAACTACAACTCGCCCAACAAGACCTGCTCAAACAGCGATGAAACAACCTACAACTTCGTCAACATCTGCGACACCACCTACATCCATTCCATCAACGAGCACACCGAGGCCAGAAGAAGTAACGTTCCCGCGTCCTGATATGCATATGCCTCCTAATATTCCAAATATCCCAAACATCCCGAAGGATGCTAAACCTCAGGGGATAGCAAGTGGACAACCGTTGAAACCGTTTGATTTGCCGAAGGAAATTAAGGGTGGTTTGAGACCTCCTCCTTCACATGAGGGTAATCGAACATTGTATGAACGGACAAAGCAGTCTGGACAAACTGTTGTACAACAGATAACCCCGCCGAGCACCACAAAGACTAATGTTGAAAAAACTACTGAGGTAACAGAAACAACACCAGCAATAACACCAAAACCACCTGTTGAACCTTTACAGGAGAGTAAAAAACAGGAAGAGGTTATGAGTCCCGCAGAAAAAAAAGTAGAACCTTCAACAACTTCTTTGGCTACTGCTGAAAACACAAAGCCTCTGGAACCAGCCTCAATCGATACTGGAGGGAAACCAGGTCTACCTTCTTATCTTGCCCAGTTGAAAAACTGGTGGGCTGAAAGGACACAGGCAGAACGTCGTAATTTAATGGGTATGTTTATATTATTCGGGTTACTAACCTTGCTATGTGTTATAACGGGCAGAACTGCTTACCAAGGTATTACTCCACAACCACGTAAAAAGGTAGCTAATACCATATCAGGGGATACCTCAGAAAAATAG
- a CDS encoding sugar phosphate isomerase/epimerase family protein encodes MKKNYDVSRRSFLYASSSLILGTAILKSGGVFAKENITYPRLKKAVQWGNLPKEKSEMERCKLAKDCGFDGIEIPPITDDGEINKILESAQKNQLQIHSIIYGGWDKPLSHPDTSVVEEGKKRIIQAIGLAKKVGAETVLLVPAVVNEQVRYQEAWERSQKNIRELIPIAEENKIIIAVENVWNKFLLSPLEFRQYIDEINSPFVRAYFDMANVVIFGFPQDWIRTLRERIVKIHIKDFKRNGYQWCKLPYEGDVDFAEVRSALHEVGYKGWITEEFPQGDENHLKELSRRMDLFIQGANKV; translated from the coding sequence ATGAAAAAGAATTATGATGTTTCTCGTCGTAGCTTTCTATATGCAAGTAGTTCACTCATTTTAGGAACTGCGATATTAAAAAGTGGTGGGGTATTCGCAAAAGAGAATATTACATACCCACGACTAAAGAAAGCGGTACAATGGGGTAACCTACCAAAAGAAAAATCCGAAATGGAACGATGTAAATTAGCAAAGGACTGCGGGTTTGATGGAATAGAAATTCCACCCATTACTGACGATGGAGAAATAAATAAAATTTTAGAATCTGCTCAGAAGAATCAATTGCAAATACATTCCATTATTTATGGTGGATGGGATAAGCCATTATCACATCCTGATACTTCAGTCGTTGAAGAAGGGAAAAAAAGAATTATTCAGGCTATCGGGTTGGCAAAAAAAGTTGGTGCAGAAACAGTACTCCTTGTTCCTGCGGTTGTCAATGAGCAGGTTCGATACCAAGAAGCATGGGAACGCTCTCAAAAGAATATTCGCGAACTTATTCCTATTGCTGAGGAAAACAAAATTATCATTGCTGTCGAAAATGTCTGGAACAAATTTTTGCTCAGTCCTCTGGAATTTCGTCAGTATATAGATGAAATAAATAGTCCCTTTGTTCGGGCTTACTTTGACATGGCAAATGTTGTTATCTTTGGCTTTCCACAAGATTGGATACGTACTCTGAGAGAACGAATCGTTAAAATACACATAAAAGACTTTAAGCGTAACGGTTATCAATGGTGCAAACTTCCCTACGAAGGTGATGTAGATTTCGCTGAGGTACGTTCTGCTCTACATGAGGTCGGTTATAAAGGGTGGATTACAGAAGAGTTTCCTCAAGGTGATGAAAATCACTTAAAAGAATTGTCACGTCGGATGGATTTGTTTATTCAAGGAGCAAATAAAGTATAA